A window of Solanum stenotomum isolate F172 chromosome 3, ASM1918654v1, whole genome shotgun sequence contains these coding sequences:
- the LOC125860336 gene encoding cyclin-U4-1-like encodes MAEIEKPDEEMPRVINFMASVLEKVAETNDLNSAQKISIFDGLTRPTISVQSYLERIFKYANCSPSCFIVAYIYLDRFSQMQPLLPINSFNVHRLLITSVLVSAKFMDDIFYNNGYYGKVGGISTREMNLLEVDFLFGIGFQLNVTPTTFHNYCSYLHTEMLMLEIPMPLKIVNQQCWVNDDESSTHELDVSQIIQKLLD; translated from the exons ATGGCTGAAATAGAGAAGCCTGATGAAGAGATGCCTAGAGTTATAAATTTCATGGCTTCTGTTCTTGAAAAAGTGGCGGAAACAAATGATCTCAATAGTGCACAAAAAATTTCGATATTTGATGGACTTACTAGGCCTACAATCTCTGTTCAAAGCTATTTGGAGAGGATATTCAAATATGCAAATTGTAGCCCTTCTTGTTTCATCGTGGCGTATATTTATCTTGATCGATTCTCACAGATGCAGCCATTGTTGCCAATCAATTCTTTCAATGTTCATCGCTTACTCATCACGAGTGTCTTGGTTTCTGCTAAATTCATGGATGATAT ATTTTACAACAATGGTTACTATGGGAAAGTAGGAGGAATAAGCACAAGAGAGATGAACTTGCTAGAAGTGGACTTCTTATTTGGAATAGGGTTTCAATTAAATGTGACTCCCACAACGTTCCACAACTATTGCTCTTATCTCCACACTGAGATGTTGATGCTTGAAATCCCAATGCCTCTCAAAATTGTCAACCAACAATGTTGGGTTAACGACGACGAATCCTCCACTCATGAGCTAGACGTTTcacaaataatacaaaaattattGGACTAA